A segment of the Nocardioides plantarum genome:
CCGGCGGCCCGGTCCACGACCCCGCCCTGGCGGCCCCCGCCGCGACGACCCGGGCCGCGCTCCCCCTCACCGGGTTCGCCTACGGGGGGCTGCCGCGGGCGACCCTGCGCCGCGACGCCCCGGCCCTCCGCACCGTGACCGTCGACGGCGTCGCCCTGGCGGCCGACGGACGCGCGGTGGCCGAGCCCGACGAGGCCATGGTCGGACTCGGCCGGTCGGCGCGGGCCAAGGGCCTCCACACCGAGCTGCTCGTGCACAACTTCAGCGGCCGCCTCGACGACTTCGACCCCCGGCGGGCCCACCGGCTGCTGGCCGACCCGCAGGCGATCGCCCGCGTCAGCGCCCAGCTGGCCGGGCTCGTCGATGCCGGCGGCTGGGACGGGGTCAACGTCGACCTCGAGCTGGTCCCCGAGGACGACGCCCCGGGCCTGGTCGCGCTCTGCGAGGCCCTGCAGGACGCGCTGCCCGCCGACAGGACCGTCACCATCGACATCTCTGCCGCCGCCTCGCCGCGCGCCTACCGCCGGCACGGCTACGACCTGACCGGCATCGCCGCGGCCGTGGACCGGATCGAGCTGATGGCCTACGACGAGCACGGCCCGGGCTGGTCGGAGCCCGGTGCGATCGGCGGCCTGCGCTGGCAGCGCGAGGCCGCCGTCGCGATGCGCCGTGTCGTGCCCGCCGACAAGATCGACCTCGGTACGGCGGCCTACGGCTACGCCTGGCGCGACGGGCACCAGGGACGGGGATCGACGCTGAGCCCGGCCCTGGCCCGCGCCACCGCGAGGCGGGCCGGCGTGCGGCCGGTCTGGCACGCCGGCGTGGCCGAGTGGTCGGCGCGACTGCCGAGCGGCACGGTCGTCTGGTGGGCCGACGCACGGTCGCTGCGCCACCGGGCCGCCCTGGCCCGCGACCTCGGCCTGCACGGGCTGGCCCTGTGGCGCCTCGGCCCGGCCGACCCGCTCGTCTGACGGACCCGACGACCCGACGACCTAGAGCCGGGCGCGGTAGCGGGTGCCGCGCAAGGCGTCCTCGACCAGGCCGACCTCGCGGCGTACGGCGGACAGGCGCGCGTCCTCGGTCAGCCAGGTCTGCACCGCCTCGTCGACCACGTCGGGCGGCGCGACGTGGCGCAGCTCGCCGCGCGCCTGGCTGAGGCCCTGCTGGCAGGCGGCCTGCATCGCCTCGACGTGCAGCACCGCGAAGCGGGCGAGCAGGACCACGTGGCGACGCAGTGTGGGGTAGGAGCGGTACTCGGGCGGGCTCAGGTCGAGCAGCCAGGACTCGGCGGTGACCTCCCAGCGCGGCGCGTCGGGCGGACGGACGGCGGCGGGCCAGCCGGGCGGCACCACGAGGGACGTCATGGTCCCCACTGTAGTCGAACGCGTGTTCGAGGCGACCCGGAATTCGTTGGACCGGGAGCCC
Coding sequences within it:
- a CDS encoding glycosyl hydrolase family 18 protein; amino-acid sequence: MLRTPIALALVTTTLVTALVAGGPVHDPALAAPAATTRAALPLTGFAYGGLPRATLRRDAPALRTVTVDGVALAADGRAVAEPDEAMVGLGRSARAKGLHTELLVHNFSGRLDDFDPRRAHRLLADPQAIARVSAQLAGLVDAGGWDGVNVDLELVPEDDAPGLVALCEALQDALPADRTVTIDISAAASPRAYRRHGYDLTGIAAAVDRIELMAYDEHGPGWSEPGAIGGLRWQREAAVAMRRVVPADKIDLGTAAYGYAWRDGHQGRGSTLSPALARATARRAGVRPVWHAGVAEWSARLPSGTVVWWADARSLRHRAALARDLGLHGLALWRLGPADPLV